The segment GAGCACAGACCTCCACGATAGTATGATCTGCTTGCAACAACTCAAACGACTCTACAAAATTTGAAAATGACCCCTCCTTGTGGTGATTTTTGCCATGTACATTGGATGCAATCGCTCCTCCTACTGTGATAAATTTCGTCCCAGGTGTCACAGGTAGAAACCATCCCTTTGGGACAATAAAGTCCAATATATCAGACAGTAAAATCCCACTCTGTACCTCGATGATCCCTGTCATAGGATCAAAAGCAAGAATCTTATTTAGTTTGAGTGTAGACAATACCTGCACGTTGAGAGAAGCATCACCATAGCATCGACCATTACCTCTAGCAATCACTCGCTCCTTCTTGTCAATTTCCTTTATGACGTCATCACAAAAAGCAGGTTCTGTCAATTCGGCTTCAATCACAGGGAAGCGTGTCCAGTTGGATAGTTTTGTTCTTCTAATCTTTTTTGACATAAACTTCTATAAACTCTGTTGTGTATTCACGAGGAGCCTGAAATGTAAATAATAACTGATACTCTTTCGAAAGTAATTCTCTTGTTGAAAATGGATAAAAATTATTCAACTGTGGGATAAACTCGAAGATCACCATATCATAATAGTCATTGCTAATTCTACTCTCGATCTTCTTTAATTCTCTATCAAACATGGCAACATTGAGATGATACCACAAAGGCATCCCCTTTTCCAGTTCAAAGCCCATAATATCTGCCAAAGGCGTCAACTCTGACATATTCAACACCTTGGGGTTCTCAATTCCACTTGTGACCTTCCATTGTTTCAATCGCTCGATGGCGTCAATACATTCTGGCGGCAATTTGATTTTATCAAACGCCTTCTCAGGACTAATAGACCAATTAGATTTATCCAATACTGTCGTATCTGCTACATTGGTATATGAGCTCATCGAAACCACATTCTTACTTGTCTCCTTTGGCGCGAGTAAGTTGGAAAAAATTCGACCTGCGTATTTCCAATATACCCCAGACCACCATACGAATATCAATACGACCAAAGGTAAAAGAAACTTGACCTTACTAAAATTGACATCAACCTTGATATTTGATAAAATGTAATAGAACATAAAACTATGAAAGTAGATGTTGCCATCTACTGGCACATAACTCGTCACTTGCAATACTGAAGCCTGTCCCAACACGCCTAATGTAAGCAACAAAAACAGCCCTTCATTTTTATTCTTAACCCAGCTCGTCCCTTGGCTAAACTTGAACATTACGATCAATACAATCAGCAAAAGGTAAAACTTAATAAAACTAGAATCTCCAAAAATCACACCGAGCAAATCCAGAACATTGACACGAGAATAATGAGGCTCCTGTCCATAGTTGAACCAATAACCAAATTCATGCGGCACCAAAGGCAAAATAAAGGCACATGCTATCGTAGCGAAAGACAATCCATAAACCACGATCGGTATCCATTGTCTTGATATTACAGTATAATATAGTAGCAAAAGACCTGAAATCAGTACAGCAAAAGCACCGCCATCCTGTTTCGTGAAGAATGAAAGGAAAGCAAATAAAGCAGACAATACAATCAAAACGATACTCATCCAGCCTCGGCTATCATCTTGTTTTAACACCGATAACAATAAGGCAAAAGCTACAAACTCAAATACTATGACTGTATGATTGTACCATGGCCAATAATTGAAGAATGAATATGAAACCACATACAAGAAAGTAGATGCAGCGATCAGTCCATAGTTCTTGGTAAAAGATCTCAGAATCGACATGAATGCTAGCCCAGATACGATGTTGATCACCACTTGAATCTTGATCAGTGAAAAGAAATATGGCCCAAACAGTTTGAATGAGAGTGCTGGCATCAGCCAAAAGGCATACCCCATCGGTAAACCAAAATCCACAAAGGGCATTTGTCCTTGATACATCCTATAAGCTCCCTCCCATGTCAAATAAATATTATCTCTGAATGGAACATTGACAAATAAAGGCACGCATGCAAAAACAGTTATTACTGCTAACTCAAGAACCATTAATTGTGTGGGACTTAATTCCCAATTAAAAAGACGTTTCATTTAACTACCGATTAAGTATCTACTCTTATTTTTAAATATCATTTTTACTATCATCACGAATACATAAGAAATGATTACCACCACACCCCATTCGATCAACCACTCATACCAAAACCTTGGGTACTCACTATGTAGAATTCTATTCATAATTACTCTCACACCCAAAATGACATAAAAATGGATGAAGTAAATGCCAAAACTTGTTTCAGCAAGCCGACTACACAAGTCTTTCCAAAAACTACCCTTGATCCTGTCCAAAAAATGCATCAAAACTGGTATAGCTACGACCTTCTGTACAAATATGAACTGGTGTCTCCATGGGAATTCATACAGACAGAAAACAAAAAGGACAAGTAAACCCAAACTCACTACTACTATATACTTGGAGACCCATTGACGTACCATTTCAAGATTGCGGCTATACCACATTCCTAGTACATATATCGACGCAAAGTGAACAAACATCCTTGGAATGTCATTCATGTTCTCCAAGTTGCGAGGGAACAACAAAGAAACAACCAAGAGCAGAGGCAGTAACCAATACATTCTTGGGCTGTCATCCCATAATTTAAAAATTGGTCCCAACACAAAAAAGATCGCTATCATAGGCAAATACCAAAGCGGTAACAAATGCGACCCTGTAGCAAGATAAAAGGCCAGTTGACACCACGCATTAGACTCT is part of the Reichenbachiella agarivorans genome and harbors:
- a CDS encoding acyltransferase family protein; translated protein: MDQTKNDFLGGIHYFRGIAILLIVSSHLLYADLESNFYFFTSAVYLNSTIFYVFISGYLFQHLAYKFDYKKYLKRKWLNVMLPYLIVSIPALTLRWYSGPSYLALQSWPDIGESNAWCQLAFYLATGSHLLPLWYLPMIAIFFVLGPIFKLWDDSPRMYWLLPLLLVVSLLFPRNLENMNDIPRMFVHFASIYVLGMWYSRNLEMVRQWVSKYIVVVSLGLLVLFVFCLYEFPWRHQFIFVQKVVAIPVLMHFLDRIKGSFWKDLCSRLAETSFGIYFIHFYVILGVRVIMNRILHSEYPRFWYEWLIEWGVVVIISYVFVMIVKMIFKNKSRYLIGS